From a region of the Triticum aestivum cultivar Chinese Spring chromosome 7D, IWGSC CS RefSeq v2.1, whole genome shotgun sequence genome:
- the LOC123166073 gene encoding uncharacterized protein, whose protein sequence is MDRKEADLRCMEVWYINCYALFMGYLLMAVRGLGFLVITWSTVVLLGGFVSDLEKKDFWSLTIITLVLTPRVSTDVGLKGKLKYIEYSIIGVSHAIYATLNPNGTNDTWARQLLAAVVWLCHLLVGPIVVCPLAALYMCGPLFSAGISAWRLIEHDYVATKNEEAAHLQPALIVLYSLAMLQGLLFCYRFYSSFARKDLVNDVARAYKMNHIEEDVKEYLRETVIGCEKDPAFFKETNLATYAMGMIKSQKSENFLSGARILDALLEHPAEERTLTSQLISLVASSGPVLEKLLLALDSTSPYDETIRVIAANIVTHLASRIPLMQFPHGIQRIGSLIHISQQQFEDDCCASSLSADDYKKLTENGFVILRKLAADEDNCRTISNAQGLLSKVMAPVSSDLLHLIDHEAWSTAIVTESLQVMCRLMAAPGETGAQLRRQISSSKEVIHGMEEILKCCGCGEQVRILTIEILTQLPVGLGEEFPCGNKESRENFIKMLPSIFTDEAKEHPIRKLAGEALLKLSQSETNAAIILKANDHLVRDLRKILLDAAAKGTNRIMAAKTLKHLYIYYKENDEYLRALKETMEDVMPKILREILPPVVLNGNDTLAETRTHRQSSPLLGPADIEAQVLVSQDDGRSNNTSTCQQNDDMKLHMALLSLAAAIFDKFITQDHNLAQLVDKISPGDSPTSFANKLNELVRRKSQPTASCLSMMKNASNMVISMMKVKHSDSYLKEHFLVIFLQSLADACKTMSSLESFMILYSANRGTLKPYRTLASLLKEAEELLVTKEPKEQ, encoded by the exons GGTCTCTACTGATGTCGGTCTGAAGGGGAAGTTGAAATATATTGAGTATTCGATCATTGGTGTCTCACACGCTATATATGCCACGCTGAACCCTAATGGAACTAATGACACCTGGGCACGCCAACTGCTAGCAGCTGTTGTATGGTTGTGTCACCTGCTGGTGGGCCCTATAGTAGTGTGCCCTCTAGCGGCTCTCTATATGTGTGGGCCGCTGTTCAGTGCCGGGATTTCGGCGTGGCGCCTGATAGAACATGATTACGTCGCCACCAAGAATGAAGAAGCTGCACACCTGCAGCCGGCCCTGATTGTTTTGTATTCTCTGGCTATGTTGCAGGGTCTGCTCTTCTGTTACAG GTTTTATTCGAGTTTTGCGCGGAAGGACTTAGTCAATGATGTGGCGCGAGCGTACAAGATGAACCACATCGAAGAGGATGTGAAGGAATACCTGCGCGAGACCGTGATCGGGTGTGAGAAGGACCCAGCATTCTTCAAGGAGACAAACTTGGCGACATATGCTATGGGAATGATCAAGTCCCAAAAATCAGAAAACTTCCTTTCCGGGGCAAGGATTCTGGACGCACTCTTGGAGCACCCAGCAGAGGAGCGCACACTCACATCACAGCTCATCAGTTTGGTAGCGTCTTCTGGCCCTGTACTCGAGAAACTGCTGTTGGCGCTGGATTCCACAAGCCCATACGACGAGACGATTAGGGTGATTGCTGCCAACATAGTGACACACCTTGCCAGTAGGATTCCTCTGATGCAGTTCCCACATGGGATCCAGCGCATAGGCTCGCTGATCCACATCTCTCAGCAGCAATTTGAGGATGACTGTTGTGCGTCCTCCCTGTCCGCTGATGACTACAAGAAACTCACGGAGAACGGCTTCGTTATCCTCCGCAAGCTCGCAGCCGACGAGGACAATTGCAGAACCATAAGCAACGCCCAGGGCCTGCTCTCCAAGGTCATGGCGCCCGTAAGCTCCGACTTGCTCCACCTCATCGACCACGAGGCATGGTCGACCGCCATTGTAACCGAGTCGCTGCAAGTCATGTGCCGGCTCATGGCTGCTCCGGGAGAGACTGGCGCCCAGCTGCGCAGACAAATTTCAAGCAGCAAGGAAGTAATCCACGGCATGGAGGAAATTCTCAAGTGTTGCGGATGCGGTGAACAAGTTCGCATATTAACCATTGAGATTCTCACGCAGCTACCCGTGGGCTTGGGTGAGGAGTTTCCGTGTGGGAACAAGGAAAGCAGAGAAAATTTTATCAAGATGCTTCCTTCTATCTTCACTGATGAGGCCAAAGAGCACCCCATCAGAAAATTGGCTGGTGAAGCACTGCTGAAGCTAAGTCAAAGCGAAACCAATGCTGCCATCATCTTGAAGGCAAATGATCATCTTGTCCGTGATCTCCGTAAAATCCTACTAGATGCTGCGGCCAAGGGCACAAATCGAATTATGGCAGCTAAAACACTCAAGCATCTCTATATTTATTACAAAGAGAATGATGAATATCTCAGGGCACTCAAGGAAACGATGGAGGACGTGATGCCAAAA ATTCTCCGAGAAATACTACCTCCTGTTGTGTTGAATGGAAATGATACACTAGCAGAAACCAGAACACATAGACAAAGTTCTCCTTTGCTAGGCCCCGCTGACATAGAAGCCCAAGTTCTTGTTTCACAAGATGATGGCCGTAGCAACAACACTTCAACTTGTCAGCAAAATGATGACATGAAATTGCACATGGCTTTACTATCTCTCGCTGCTGCAATATTTGACAAATTCATCACCCAAGATCATAATTTGGCTCAACTGGTTGATAAAATTTCTCCTGGAGATTCTCCAACCAGCTTTGCCAATAAGCTCAATGAGTTGGTGCGGAGAAAGAGTCAACCCACGGCTAGTTGCCTGAGCATGATGAAGAATGCCAGCAACATGGTCATATCAATGATGAAAGTGAAGCACAGTGACAGCTACCTCAAAGAACACTTCTTGGTGATCTTTCTACAATCTTTGGCTGATGCTTGCAAGACCATGTCTTCTCTCGAGAGCTTTATGATTTTATACAGTGCCAATCGTGGCACACTGAAGCCTTACAGGACTCTCGCCTCCTTATTGAAAGAAGCAGAGGAACTTCTAGTCACAAAGGAGCCAAAGGAGCAGTGA